From one Dermatophagoides farinae isolate YC_2012a chromosome 5, ASM2471394v1, whole genome shotgun sequence genomic stretch:
- the LOC124498680 gene encoding uncharacterized protein LOC124498680 — protein MMKPFRILMIGNHCQWMIGHRISSFNPSKNIVRFGFQPGRYYGSKRPNDFIFDGGYSKHLYPLIFSGVCLSWFSLHTVFKEKIVTLMEVRDTIQKKQSKLPMKVEEFVSDTIETSQLDQSLKQVLPASFYLSNQIEPITLGTFQTHFGASILLPFYFQYDNIDQVDDSYVCQVLRLNYSLLSQDETDDGKPVLEHLRQCLIMSADAKRFAFTSLIHNNSMPAGFYAEIFGLFVLPFLANESANLMQRRLRLKNPLINVMASILGYFSYYMINPLLKQTQTRYGHLCVYKYEPSDVQKGSKEYFDKLKQLQWIIDKYGDDHQSKSNSTKWLIHILRSSTYYSFDQQQQDCCHFEKNLQWSNLFFYT, from the exons atgatgaaaccaTTTAGAATTCTTATGATTGGTAATCATTGTCAATGGATGATTGGCCATAGAATTTCGTCATTTAATCCATCAAAGAATATCGTTAGATTTGGCTTTCAGCCTGGGCGATATTATGGTTCTAAGCGACCAAATGATTTCATATTTGATGGTGGCTATTCGAAACATCTTTATCCATTGATTTTCTCAGGTGTTTGTTTGTCCTGGTTTTCATTGCATACAGtgttcaaagaaaaaattgtcacaTTAATGGAAGTACGTGATACTATTCA aaagaaaCAATCGAAGCTACCGATGAAAGTGGAAGAATTTGTATCCGACACAATAGAAACAAGTCAActtgatcaatcattgaaacaaGTACTACCAGCATCATTTTATCTATCAAATCAGATTGAACCGATTACTTTAGGCACATTTCAAACTCATTTCGGTGCCTCCATTTTATTGCCATTCTATTTCCAATATGACAACATTGATCAAGTGGACGATAGTTATGTGTGCCAAGTGCTTCGTCTCAACTATTCACTATTGTCTCAAGATGAAACAGATGATGGAAAACCTGTGCTGGAACATTTGAGACAATGTTTGATCATGTCTGCTGATGCTAAACGTTTTGCTTTCACTTCATTAATTCACAATAATTCAATGCCAGCTGGATTCTATGCAGAAATTTTTGgtctttttgttttaccaTTTTTAGCTAATGAATCGGCAAATCTAATGCAGCGACGATTACGACTAAAAAATCCGTTGATAAATGTGATGGCTTCTATTCTGGGTTATTTTAGCTACTACATGATAAATCCattgttgaaacaaacacaaactcGTTATGGCCATTTGTGTGTATACAAATACGAACCATCAGATGTACAAAAAGGTAGCAAAGAATATTTcgataaattgaaacaattacaatggataatcgataaatatggtgatgatcatcaatcaaaatcaaattcgacCAAATGGCTAATTCATATACTACGCAGTAGTActtattattcattcgatcaacaacaacaagattgttgtcattttgaaaaaaatttacaatggtcaaatttgtttttttatacataa
- the PIG-Q gene encoding phosphatidylinositol glycan anchor biosynthesis class Q has product MDPLQWINIFMSDRLMVNNVDHSNDDGGLLVFGHYERSIDGHGLNVNITATLRQRFNSSIKQSLMKNDEIDNLVCLGQINILNDCSNLTDHINNGDDNEMQMFGSVYLQLTMRQSTNSNNNYDDDQSLPYHLKSIRFMGKQFMNLDKVSIILYDAYRLMRCQSFDLYTPGNRIEFLNFVLKSLYDTSILYENGYHPKWSTKNDNNDALNDNDIYYDYMIARQLSTTFIYYYGQAKRYNNQKSAICDDFATTLTSEQSRSSLRLPYFILYLFWLLDLLTFHKSLFIAQLKFRLLQIRYILNLAKQSPNKQSLSLCNLLFAIIFDHILGVMAILLVFRYTNHSHLMQLVHTNVGLLLNKIYNLLLLLQSMPAGLKLNHPFNQALSQVMFYLIYLWQNYMLIFQKLFPAMTIFACYFGIFGITFTISLLSDLFKMITVHIFLFYGYTSRVYNFQTAGIISLWRLFRGKKYNPLRDRIDSYSYENVHLFIGTILFTVFIFLLPTVLMYYVVMLIFQLIIIAIKQSLFFFIDFLSTLPLYTGWLWLINSNIVSGRIYFRRMITNNNTSKRHESEIGNHRKPAIFRMETLPDSFMNLFNGHSDFVARQLKQFLLNNSYRNVPLFKWSTFFGDVILGRNVGENLPYWFSFLLMSISLFLFYQFLEP; this is encoded by the exons atggATCCATTACAATGGATCAATATATTCATGTCTGATCGATTAATGGTCAACAATGTtgatcattcaaatgatgatggtggtctTTTAGTGTTTGGCCATTATGAACGTAGTATTGATGGCCATGGTCTTAATGTAAACATTACGGCTACATTACGACAACGATTCAACTCATCGATAAAACAATcgttaatgaaaaatgatgaaatcgatAATCTAGTCTGTTTGGGACAAATAAATATACTCAACGATTGTTCCAATCTTACAGATCAcattaataatggtgatgataatgaaatgcAAATGTTTGGCTCGGTTTATTTGCAATTGACTATGCGACAATCCActaacagcaacaacaactatgatgatgatcaatcattacCATATCATCTTAAATCAATCAGATTTATGGGCAAACAATTCATGAATCTGGATAAAGTGTCCATTATTCTATACGATGCATATCGATTAATGCGTTGTCAATCATTTGATCTTTATACACCGGGCAACAG AATAGAATTcctaaattttgttttgaaaagtCTGTACGATACATCAATCTTATATGAAAATGGTTATCATCCTAAATggtcaacaaaaaacgacaataatgatgcgttgaatgacaatgatatctattatgattatatgatTGCCAGACAATTATCCACAACATTCATCTATTATTATGGCCAAGCCAAAcgatataataatcaaaaatcagCCATTTGTGATGATTTTGCCACCACATTGACTTCTGAACAATCTAGATCATCATTACGATTACCATATTTTATTCTCTATTTATTCTGGTTATTGGATTTGTTGACATTCCATAAATCATTGTTTATTGCTCAGTTAAAATTTCGTTTACTACAAATTcgttatatattgaatttggCTAAACAATctccaaacaaacaatcattatcattatgtaaTCTATTGTTtgccatcatttttgatcatatATTAGGTGTAATGGCAATATTACTTGTGTTTCGATATACAAATCATTCACATCTGATGCAACTAGTCCATACAAATGTTGGTTTATTGTTGAACAAAATCTAtaatctattattattgttacaaAGTATGCCAGCCGGgctaaaattgaatcatccaTTCAATCAAGCACTATCTCAGGTTATGTTTTATCTAATTTATCTATGGCAAAATTATATGCTCATAtttcaaaaactttttcctgcaatgacaatttttgcCTGTTATTTTGGTATATTTGGTATCACTTTTACCATTAG TTTATTATCCGATctattcaaaatgattaccGTACACATTTTCCTGTTCTATGGTTATACATCACGtgtttataattttcaaacagCCGGCATTATATCATTATGGCGATTGTTTCGTGGTAAAAAATATAATCCATTACGTGATCGTattgattcatattcatatgaAAATGTTCATCTTTTTATTGGAACAATATTATTCACTGTATTCATATTTCTATTGCCCACCGTATTGATGTACTATGTTGTTATGTTgatatttcaattgattataattgcCATCAAACAAT ctcttttctttttcatcgattttcTTAGCACATTACCTCTTTACACTGGATGGTTATGGCTAATCAATTCTAACATTGTTTCTGGTCGAATCTATTTTCGTAGAAtgatcaccaacaacaacactagCAAACGTCATGAAAGTGAAATTGGTAATCACCGTAAGCCTGCCATTTTTCGTATGGAAACATTACCtgattcatttatgaatCTATTCAATGGCCATAGTGATTTTGTAGCTCgacaattgaaacaatttttattgaacaaTTCTTATCGTAATGTACCATTGTTTAAATGGAGCACATTTTTCGGTGATGTTATACTTGGCCGAAATGTTGGTGAAAATCTACCATattggttttcatttttactcATGTctatatcattatttttgttctatCAATTTCTGGAACCTTGA
- the Zw gene encoding glucose-6-phosphate 1-dehydrogenase Zw — MANRNNVFGVVFVMGLCQTGGVSTVDRNRNNKTNPELATISSATNSAVGLIVANGVGNNHSFSGDKQLWIDSPKANTTTTTTTNINNDLLQSSQPSIINNQTQSSSENKLEQNELLTLQQTSQETVTNNNQQQWKNFIPKDLHHNSASSTLSYSFSTSSSSFHHHFDLDPDQSSIISERFADSSDNNPLHQHHHHQQQQTLKPKSIIDEDCRSIIVRSSSEDDKDLIEQELADQFELEESFNLNNNNQATTSNKTFNHQYSTISSLILSTSPMDSMDISLDALRLIRESLNYQVGDHHLFFVMGASGDLAKKKIYPTLWSIFRDDLIPAKTVFVGYARSNLTVENIGNNMRPYIRIENDAEQQLFDQFLKQNLYIKGSYDDAADFIKLQASVRELANPNEVCNYLFYLALPPTVFSTVTQLIHNHCMSNNGWNRIIIEKPFGRDYDSSEALSKHLSSLFIENQIYRIDHYLGKEMVQNLMGLRFANRIFGPIWNRENIASIQVSFKEPFGTAGRGGYFDNFGIIRDVMQNHLLQILTLVAMEKPVSASAEDIRDEKVKVLRCMQTLSLDDVVLGQYISDPNGKTEDSRQSYVQDPTVPNDSLTATFCLAKCVINNERWDGVPFFLRCGKALNERKTEVRIQFRDVPGDIFQGQCRRNELVIRVQPGEAVYIKMMTKEPGMTFRLEETELDLTYRSRYKDVVLPDAYERLILDVFSGSQMHFVRTDELREAWRIFTPLLKEIETKKVVPLPYTYGSRGPKQADDFCIANGFRFYGTYKWGKPETNESETNKIQ, encoded by the exons ATGGCCAATAGAAATAATGTCTTTGGTGTGGTGTTCGTCATGGGTCTATGTCAAACAGGTGGTGTCTCCACTGTCGATCGTaatcgtaataataaaacgaaTCCTGAATTAGCCACAATATCCTCGGCCACTAATTCAGCCGTTGGATTGATTGTTGCTAATGGTGTTGGCAATAATCATAGCTTTTCCGGTGATAAACAGCTTTGGATAGATTCGCCGAAGgcaaacaccaccaccaccactaccaccaatATCAATAACGATTTGTTGCAATCGTCACAGCCGTCAATCATTaacaatcaaacacaaaGTAGtagtgaaaataaattggaacaaaatgaattattaacaCTGCAACAAACATCACAAGAAACAgtgacaaataataatcaacaacagtggaaaaattttattcccAAAGATTTACATCATAATtcagcatcatcaacattaagttattcattttctacttcttcttcttcatttcatcatcattttgatcttGATCCAGATCAATCGAGTATTATATCTGAACGTTTTGCAGATTCTTCAGACAATAATCCGCTccaccagcaccaccaccaccaacaacaacaaacattgaagccaaaatcaataattgatgaagATTGTCGTTCAATTATAGtgagatcatcatcagaagaCGATAAAGATTTAATTGAACAAGAATTGGccgatcaatttgaattggaaGAGAGCTTTAatcttaataataataatcaagcTACTACAAGCAACAAaacatttaatcatcaatattcaacaatatcatcacTGATTTTATCGACATCACCAATGGACAGTATGGATATATCGTTGGATGCATTACGTTTGATACGAGAATCGCTCAACTATCAGGTTGgcgatcatcatcttttctTTGTCATGGGTGCTTCG GGTGATTTggccaaaaagaaaatttatccTACACTTTG GTCAATATTTAGAGATGATCTAATTCCGGCCAAAACCGTATTCGTTGGTTATGCACGATCCAATCTGACAGTGGAAAACATTGGCAACAATATGCGACCATATATTCGTATAGAGAATGATGCCGAACAACAattgtttgatcaatttcTCAAACAAAATCTTTACATTAAAGGATCTTATGATGATGCGGctgattttatcaaattgCAGGCATCTGTCCGTGAATTGGCCAATCCGAATGAGGTTTGCAattatcttttttatttggcaTTGCCACCAACGGTTTTTAGCACGGTCACACAACTCATCCATAATCACTGTATGTCCAACAA TGGCTGGAATCGTATCATTATCGAAAAGCCATTTGGTCGTGATTATGATTCATCCGAAGCTTTGTCCAAACATTTGTCCAGTCTGTTCatcgaaaatcaaatctaTCGTATTGATCATTATCTGGGCAAAGAAATGGTACAGAATCTGATGGGTTTGCGATTCGCTAATCGTATTTTTGGTCCAATCTGGAATCGTGAGAACATAGCGTCAATTCAGGTTTCATTCAAAGAACCATTTGGTACAGCCGGTCGTGGTGGttattttgacaattttggCATCATTCGTGATGTAATGCAAAATCATCTGTTACAGATTTTGACCCTTGTTGCTATGGAAAAACCAGTGTCAGCAAGTGCCGAAGATATACGAGATGAAAAAGTGAAAGTATTACGTTGTATGCAAACATTGTCACTAGACGATGTTGTTCTTGGCCAATATATTTCTGATCCTAATGGCAAGACTGAAGATTCTCGTCAAAGCTATGTGCAAGATCCAACCGTACCCAATGATTCTTTGACGGCCACTTTTTGTTTAGCTAAATGCGTGATTAACAATGAACGTTGGGATGGTGTACCATTCTTTTTACGATGCGGTAAAGCACTTAATGAACGTAAAACTGAAGTTCGTATCCAATTTCGTGATGTCCCTGGTGACATATTTCAAGGCCAATGCCGTCGTAATGAATTGGTGATTAGAGTACAACCAGGTGAAGCCGTTTacattaaaatgatgaccaaaGAACCTGGTATGACTTTCCGTTTGGAAGAGACTGAGCTTGATTTGACATATCGTAGTCGATACAAAGATGTTGTATTACCAGATGCTTATGAAAGACTTATATTGGATGTATTCTCCGGTTCACAAATGCATTTCGTACGTACCGATGAACTACGTGAAGCCTGGCGTATATTTACTCCATTGCtcaaagaaattgaaacgaaaaaagtgGTTCCATTACCATACACATATGGATCACGTGGTCCTAAACAggctgatgatttttgtattGCAAATGGATTCCGATTTTATGGTACTTATAAATGGGGAAAACcagaaacaaatgaatcagagacaaacaaaattcagtaa
- the LOC124498678 gene encoding RCC1-like G exchanging factor-like protein — protein sequence MLIKSYRWSSFSKMTMMMTTKHRPYTMTSINQSRQTRMRPQDPEEVANMDEYQFADEKHSTKRSKSIFCWGFSSTGALGRQSHLGRYEKATGQIEIPKRTVIRSPQRLRFVNPRCHVYDVAAGSGFTVIAATYDGSTHVLFGCGLNTDSQIGFQSNQSNEPLICVAEPVPIDLPLNNSNKKNMEKVVKVACGRAHTVCLTNHNNVFTLGNNSFGQCGRPIVEDEKYFASKRVHQIDYDQNDPIVDICCGLDHTLALTRSGIVYSFGWGDDGQLGHGVCRSSWKLSKVIGDIQGEKIIKISSAGDCVLAINEKGQMFGWGNNEYGQLAMANNVNQTQIHTSRHLKVDNNSIGKISDVAAAGSMCALINDSGSIFVWGYGILGLGPNIREKLWPTELHANLFGRNVLNMDTKITKIIAGLHHFGAINNRGELFMWGKNNRANLGIGTKHDMMFPFRISIPTHVIKLSLGIDHSIAVGYRLI from the exons ATGTTAATTAAATCATATCgatggtcatcattttcaaaaatgacgatgatgatgactaccAAACATCGACCCTACACAATGACTTCCATTAATCAATCACGACAAACACGAATGCGTCCACAAGATCCTGAAGAAGTAGCGAACATGGATGAATATCAATTCGCCGATGAGAAACATTCAACAAAACGTTCGAAATCGATATTTTGTTGGGGATTCTCGTCAACCGGTGCTTTGGGTCGTCAAAGTCATCTTGGTCGATATGAAAAAGCAACCGGTCAAATTGAAATACCCAAACGAACAGTGATACGTTCGCCACAACGACTTCGATTCGTGAATCCTCGTTGTCATGTATATGATGTAGCAGCAGGTTCTGGTTTCACTGTGATTGCAGCTACCTATGATGGTTCCACACATGTATTGTTTGGCTGTGGTCTGAATACTGATTCACAGATTGGTTTtcaatccaatcaatcaaatgaaccGTTAATCTGTGTGGCTGAACCGGTGCCTATCGATTTACCATtgaacaacagcaataaaaaaaatatggagaAAGTGGTCAAAGTAGCATGTGGTCGGGCACATACTGTATGTCTGACCAATCATAATAACG TGTTCACATTGGGTAACAATTCATTTGGTCAATGTGGCCGTCCAATTGTGGaggatgaaaaatattttgccTCTAAACGTgttcatcaaattgattatgatcaaaacGATCCAATAGTCGATATTTGTTGTGGTCTTGATCATACATTAGCGTTAACCCGATCTGGTATTGTTTACTCATTTGGTTGGggtgatgatggccaattgGGTCATGGTGTATGTCGTTCATCATGGAAATTATCCAAAGTTATCGGTGATATTCAaggtgaaaaaattatcaaaatttcatCTGCCGGTGATTGTGTATTAGCCATTaatg AAAAAGGACAAATGTTTGGCTGGggtaataatgaatatggaCAATTAGCTATGGCCAATAATGTGAATCAGACACAAATTCATACATCTAGACATCTTAAAGTGGACAACAATTCGATAGGAAAAATTTCCGATGTAGCTGCTGCTGGTTCAATGTGTGCATTAATTAATg ATTCCGGTTCAATATTTGTTTGGGGTTATGGAATACTTGGATTAGGACCGAATATACGTGAAAAATTATGGCCAACCGAATTGCATGCAAATCTATTTGGTCGTAATGTATTGAATATGGATACAAAAATTACGAAAATCATTGCCGGTTTACATCATTTTGGTGCCATCAATA ATAGAGGTGAATTATTTATGTGGGGTAAAAATAA